A genomic stretch from Halichoerus grypus chromosome 5, mHalGry1.hap1.1, whole genome shotgun sequence includes:
- the TAF13 gene encoding transcription initiation factor TFIID subunit 13, whose protein sequence is MADEEEDPTFEEENEEIGGGAEGGQGKRKRLFSKELRCMMYGFGDDQNPYTESVDILEDLVIEFITEMTHKAMSIGRQGRVQVEDIVFLIRKDPRKFARVKDLLTMNEELKRARKAFDEANYGS, encoded by the exons ATGGCAGACGAGGAGGAAGACCCTACT tttgaggaagaaaatgaagaaattggagGAGGTGCAGAAGGCGGACAGGGTAAAAGGAAGAGacttttttctaaagaat TGCGATGTATGATGTATGGGTTTGGGGATGACCAGAATCCTTATACTGAGTCAGTGGATATTCTTGAAGACCTTGTCATAGAGTTCATCACTgaaatg ACTCACAAGGCAATGTCAATTGGAAGACAAGGTCGGGTACAAGTTGAAGATATCGTCTTCTTGATTCGAAAGGACCCAAGGAAGTTTGCTAGGGTTAAAGACTTGCTTACTATGAATGAAGAATTGAAACGAGCtagaaaagcatttgatgaagcAAACTATGGATCTTGA